In Halovivax gelatinilyticus, the following are encoded in one genomic region:
- a CDS encoding glycoside hydrolase family 15 protein, whose protein sequence is MTTEYLPIDAYGAIGNDNRCALVGRNGSVDWCPFPHVESPSVFTAILDSDEGGRFRIEPTDEYDAEQSYVDGTNVLRTRFETDAGTAVVTDFMPVREGEAPDERFQQSLYRKVEVLEGSVELGVEFAPRFDYGRAETTLERTDEGDLLARAGDGHLADGDTDDRAPAGGNEQPDGAQDSEPADVAAEDLDRESDVLYLHGVDLDRVDEADATATKTVTMDAGAVRWFCCQYGAPDHRSTDDYQTILEETIDYWRTWLEGCREGGADLLSFEDEWQEGLTRSALVLKLLIHEETGAIPAAPTTSLPEELGGELNWDYRYNWIRDAKFTVQALYMVGQEREARKYFEWFRDIGHEDPAEIQPLYDLHGGTDIDEEILDHLSGYRDSTPVRIGNAAAGQKQLDIYGTIVQGIYETVRYEDGLTDEDWDSVRALADHVCDHWDEKGESIWEFRDLHEHFVHSKLLCWVALDRALRLAEEYDRDGPFDRWEGERAEIREAIETRGYDEEEGTFRQFFGADEALDATALLIPLYDFLPADDERVLGTIDAVIDELTTDDGLVVRFANSPARPRESGGFVLCGCWLIDALVLAGRVEEAREYFDALLEYASPLGLYSEMIHTDDGSHLGNYPQAFSHIGIINSAIYLASEDEAIRDVLPDDLEAGDVAPLFRQHDG, encoded by the coding sequence ATGACCACCGAGTACCTACCCATCGACGCCTACGGTGCGATCGGCAACGACAATCGCTGCGCGCTCGTCGGCCGGAACGGCTCCGTCGACTGGTGTCCGTTCCCACACGTCGAGTCGCCGAGCGTCTTCACCGCGATCCTAGATTCCGACGAGGGCGGACGGTTTCGTATCGAACCGACCGACGAGTACGACGCCGAGCAGTCCTACGTCGACGGGACGAACGTCCTGCGAACGAGGTTCGAGACCGACGCCGGAACGGCCGTCGTCACCGACTTCATGCCCGTCAGGGAGGGCGAAGCGCCGGACGAACGGTTCCAGCAGTCGCTCTACCGAAAGGTCGAGGTCCTAGAGGGAAGCGTCGAACTGGGCGTCGAGTTCGCGCCTCGCTTCGACTACGGCCGCGCCGAGACGACGCTCGAACGCACCGACGAGGGCGACCTGCTCGCGCGAGCTGGCGACGGCCACCTCGCAGACGGCGACACCGACGACCGCGCGCCAGCGGGCGGGAACGAGCAACCCGACGGAGCTCAGGACAGTGAACCCGCCGACGTGGCGGCTGAGGATCTCGACCGCGAGAGTGACGTGCTCTACCTCCACGGCGTCGACCTCGATCGCGTCGACGAAGCGGACGCAACGGCGACGAAGACGGTCACGATGGACGCGGGCGCCGTCCGCTGGTTCTGCTGTCAGTACGGCGCGCCCGATCACCGCTCGACCGACGACTACCAGACCATCCTCGAAGAGACGATCGACTACTGGCGTACCTGGCTCGAGGGCTGCAGAGAGGGCGGCGCAGACCTGCTCTCGTTCGAAGACGAGTGGCAGGAGGGACTCACCCGCTCCGCGCTCGTTCTCAAGCTCCTGATTCACGAGGAGACCGGCGCCATCCCGGCAGCCCCGACCACCTCGCTTCCCGAGGAACTGGGCGGCGAGCTAAACTGGGACTACCGGTACAACTGGATACGGGACGCGAAGTTTACCGTCCAGGCGCTGTACATGGTCGGCCAGGAGCGCGAAGCCCGGAAGTATTTCGAGTGGTTTCGCGACATCGGTCACGAAGATCCGGCGGAGATCCAGCCGCTGTACGACCTCCACGGCGGCACCGACATCGACGAGGAGATCCTCGACCACCTCTCGGGCTACCGCGACTCCACGCCCGTCCGGATCGGTAACGCCGCCGCCGGGCAGAAGCAACTCGACATCTACGGGACGATCGTTCAGGGCATCTACGAGACGGTTCGCTACGAGGACGGGCTCACCGACGAGGACTGGGACTCGGTGCGCGCGCTCGCCGATCACGTCTGCGACCACTGGGACGAGAAGGGCGAGAGTATCTGGGAGTTTCGCGACCTCCACGAGCACTTCGTCCACTCGAAACTGCTCTGCTGGGTCGCCCTCGACCGGGCGCTCCGACTGGCCGAGGAGTACGATCGCGACGGGCCGTTCGATCGATGGGAGGGAGAACGAGCCGAGATCCGCGAGGCGATCGAGACGCGCGGGTACGACGAGGAGGAAGGGACGTTCCGACAGTTCTTCGGCGCCGACGAGGCGCTCGACGCGACGGCGCTGCTCATCCCGCTCTACGACTTCCTGCCCGCAGACGACGAGCGAGTGCTGGGAACGATCGACGCGGTCATCGACGAGCTGACCACCGACGACGGGCTGGTCGTCCGCTTCGCGAACAGCCCCGCTCGCCCCCGCGAATCCGGCGGGTTCGTCCTCTGTGGGTGCTGGCTGATCGACGCGCTCGTACTCGCTGGACGGGTCGAGGAGGCGCGCGAGTACTTCGACGCCCTACTCGAGTACGCCTCGCCGCTCGGCCTCTACTCGGAGATGATCCACACCGACGACGGATCCCATCTCGGAAACTACCCGCAGGCGTTCAGTCACATCGGGATCATAAACAGTGCGATCTACCTCGCGAGCGAGGACGAAGCGATCCGCGACGTCCTCCCCGACGACCTGGAAGCCGGCGACGTCGCCCCGCTGTTCAGACAACACGACGGGTAG
- a CDS encoding nucleolar 14 family protein yields MSDNKLIAVTLAVIMLCSGFAAVGAAAPGAWSVSDEHDVDEDGELHVTIDDATVFVVHDEDDVPVDDPDENDVDDEDAPADDENGVDDEDTVDDEENGVDDEAPAEDEDDAPPADDDNGVDDEDTPADDENGVDDDNGVDDEDAPADEDDDTPADDEHDEMDDAEFDRYDNVQLDVTIQQADMVDLGEDPMNGYDDADDNGVDDEDNGVDDEDAPADDENGVDDEDNGVDDDEMMDTQQVSIDQAVVFVVLDDDDATENGDELDDEQLERATIFVFIGDDTVDDMNDNGVDDEEAGVDDEENGVDDEDAPADDENGVDDENGVDDEMDDHEVTISDATIFVYTQQSLDELMDDDVHDDENGVDDENGVDDEDNGVDDEDAPTDDENGVDDEDAPAEEDDDAPVDDDDEHTDDESMSVTIEQATIFVYEHEDVDDEPVDDEDDHTDDEDATTDDEDDHTDDENGVDDDENGVGDDEDVGEDDEEADDAQPATTHCTC; encoded by the coding sequence ATGAGCGACAACAAACTGATAGCCGTAACACTAGCCGTGATAATGCTGTGTTCGGGCTTCGCCGCGGTCGGCGCGGCCGCCCCGGGCGCATGGAGCGTAAGCGACGAACACGACGTGGACGAAGACGGAGAACTCCACGTTACGATCGATGACGCCACCGTCTTCGTCGTCCACGACGAGGACGACGTCCCGGTGGACGACCCGGACGAGAACGACGTCGATGATGAAGACGCACCCGCGGACGACGAAAATGGGGTAGATGACGAGGACACCGTTGACGACGAGGAGAACGGTGTTGACGACGAAGCCCCGGCCGAAGATGAAGACGATGCACCGCCGGCTGACGACGATAACGGTGTCGACGATGAAGACACCCCCGCAGACGATGAAAACGGGGTAGATGACGACAACGGCGTTGACGACGAAGACGCACCCGCTGACGAGGATGACGACACGCCCGCTGACGACGAACACGACGAGATGGACGATGCCGAGTTCGACCGGTACGACAACGTCCAGCTCGACGTGACCATCCAACAGGCCGACATGGTCGACCTCGGCGAGGACCCGATGAACGGGTACGACGACGCTGACGACAACGGCGTCGACGACGAGGACAACGGTGTCGACGATGAAGACGCCCCCGCAGACGATGAGAACGGCGTTGACGACGAGGACAACGGCGTCGATGACGACGAAATGATGGACACCCAGCAGGTGTCGATCGATCAGGCCGTCGTCTTCGTCGTCCTCGACGACGATGACGCGACCGAGAACGGTGACGAACTCGACGACGAGCAGCTCGAACGCGCCACGATCTTCGTCTTCATCGGCGACGATACCGTCGACGACATGAACGACAACGGTGTCGACGACGAGGAGGCCGGTGTCGATGACGAAGAGAACGGCGTTGACGATGAAGACGCCCCAGCTGACGACGAAAACGGCGTCGATGATGAGAACGGCGTTGACGACGAGATGGACGACCACGAGGTCACCATCTCCGACGCCACGATCTTCGTCTACACCCAGCAGTCACTCGACGAACTGATGGATGACGACGTCCATGACGACGAGAACGGGGTAGATGACGAAAACGGCGTTGACGACGAGGACAACGGCGTCGACGATGAAGACGCCCCAACTGACGACGAAAACGGCGTTGACGACGAAGACGCACCAGCCGAAGAGGATGACGACGCACCGGTAGACGATGACGACGAACACACCGACGACGAGTCGATGAGCGTCACCATCGAACAGGCGACGATCTTCGTCTACGAACACGAAGACGTCGACGACGAGCCTGTCGATGACGAAGACGACCACACCGACGACGAAGACGCGACAACTGACGACGAAGACGACCACACTGACGACGAGAACGGCGTCGACGATGACGAGAACGGCGTCGGCGATGACGAGGACGTCGGCGAGGACGACGAGGAGGCTGACGACGCCCAGCCCGCGACGACCCACTGCACCTGCTAA
- a CDS encoding TIGR03885 family FMN-dependent LLM class oxidoreductase → MTDLGYHASHEQFPPSELLALVERADERGFEHVLASDHFHPWSERQGESGHVWSWLGAAMANTSMTYGTVNAPGYRYHPAIIAQAAATLREMFPERLWFAVGSGQLLNEGITGTDWPVKEQRNERLAESTEIMQRLWDGEEVTHHGHVTVERATLWTRPDSPPPVVGAALSEETASWLGRADWVDGMITLGTPDHEADAARVEAYREHAPAKDVYLKTQLSWDEDDDAALMGATDQWRTNCVPGPVTQQLRTPEEFDELGAEIHEEHVEENVRVSADLDDHVEWIERDREIADRVYLHNVNTNQAAFVDAFAEDVLSSFE, encoded by the coding sequence ATGACCGATCTCGGCTACCACGCTTCCCACGAGCAGTTCCCACCGAGCGAGCTCCTCGCCCTGGTCGAGCGCGCCGACGAGCGCGGGTTCGAGCACGTGCTCGCATCCGATCACTTCCATCCCTGGAGCGAGCGCCAGGGCGAGTCCGGCCACGTCTGGTCCTGGCTGGGTGCGGCGATGGCGAACACCTCGATGACCTACGGGACGGTCAACGCGCCCGGATACCGGTACCACCCGGCGATCATCGCGCAGGCGGCCGCGACGCTCCGCGAGATGTTTCCCGAGCGCCTCTGGTTCGCCGTCGGGAGCGGCCAGCTGTTGAACGAGGGAATCACGGGAACCGACTGGCCGGTCAAGGAACAGCGAAACGAGCGCCTCGCCGAGTCGACGGAGATAATGCAGCGACTCTGGGACGGCGAGGAGGTGACCCATCACGGCCACGTGACGGTCGAGCGCGCGACGCTGTGGACGCGGCCAGACTCACCGCCTCCGGTCGTCGGGGCCGCCCTCTCCGAGGAGACGGCGAGCTGGCTCGGTCGGGCCGACTGGGTCGACGGGATGATCACGCTCGGAACGCCCGATCACGAGGCGGACGCGGCCCGCGTCGAGGCCTACCGCGAGCACGCTCCCGCGAAGGACGTCTACCTGAAGACGCAGCTCTCGTGGGACGAAGACGACGACGCGGCCCTGATGGGTGCCACGGACCAGTGGCGAACAAACTGCGTGCCGGGTCCGGTCACCCAGCAGCTACGGACGCCCGAGGAGTTCGACGAACTCGGCGCGGAGATCCACGAAGAACACGTCGAGGAGAACGTCCGCGTCTCCGCCGATCTCGACGACCACGTCGAGTGGATCGAGCGCGACCGCGAGATCGCCGACCGGGTCTACCTCCACAACGTCAACACCAACCAGGCCGCGTTCGTCGACGCGTTCGCCGAAGACGTGCTTTCGTCGTTCGAGTGA
- a CDS encoding catalase — protein sequence MTPHTPDDAHDDESTDSHDNEPIDDLAHDDEPDLEDEPVTDDGREGTGHGEDVDDRSKRDQLDEVRENPEGEQLTSDHGVKISDTDDSLKAGEHGPTIMEDFHFREKMTQFDHESIPERVVHARGTGAHGYFQPYEDPDLGDEYDDLEEVTKATVLTNADQKTPVFVRFSTVVGSRGSSDTVRDVRGFATKFYTEEGNWDLVGNNMPPFFIQDAMEFPDLVHAIKPEPDDGIPQASAAHDTFWDFASLKPEITHMIMWVLSGRALPRAYRMMQGFGVHTFRLVNADGESVFVKFHWTPKLGTHQLVWDETTKLWGKSSDFNRKGLYDVIEEGYEPEWELGIQLFDEEQAEAFDFDVLDPTKIVPETEVPVRPIGKMVLNETPDNFFAEVEQVAFHPGNVVPGIDFSNDPLLQGRLFSYQDTQLNRFNSANWDEIPINRPLAERHNNQRAGFMRQEINQGKVSYKPNSIGDDDPREVPEAEGGYEHFAEKISGEKIRNRSDSFEDHFTQARLFWNSASEPEKRNIVDAAHFELGKVDRMEIRERMVHDLFNNVDHEFAKRVAEGIGVEPPEQPGDDLPDHDREDPSLSMENRTPDTIETRKIAMLVDDGFDDDHVSTLRSALEDEGARVKVISKLLGEKSGTDGETAEPDQHHVAAASVAFDAIVVPGGRESVDAMRQQGDPKHFVAEAFKHYKPIAALGEGTTLFEDVDLPDTEIAGDGELVADAGVVTCRNDDLDAFVEAFVDAIAAHRHWDRDPKSVPA from the coding sequence ATGACACCGCACACACCAGACGACGCTCACGACGACGAATCGACCGACTCTCACGACAACGAACCGATTGACGACCTCGCTCACGACGACGAACCCGACCTCGAGGACGAACCGGTCACCGACGACGGCCGGGAGGGAACGGGCCACGGTGAGGATGTCGACGACCGGAGCAAGCGCGACCAGCTCGACGAGGTTCGCGAGAACCCGGAGGGCGAGCAGTTGACGAGCGATCACGGCGTCAAGATCAGCGACACGGACGACTCCCTGAAGGCGGGCGAGCATGGTCCGACGATCATGGAGGACTTTCACTTCCGGGAGAAGATGACCCAGTTCGACCACGAGTCGATCCCGGAACGGGTCGTCCACGCCCGCGGGACGGGCGCCCACGGTTACTTCCAGCCCTACGAGGATCCCGATCTCGGCGACGAGTACGACGATCTCGAGGAGGTGACGAAGGCGACGGTGCTGACCAATGCCGACCAGAAGACGCCCGTGTTCGTCCGCTTTTCGACGGTCGTCGGCTCCCGGGGGTCCTCAGACACCGTCCGGGACGTCCGCGGTTTCGCGACGAAGTTCTACACCGAGGAGGGAAACTGGGATCTCGTCGGAAACAATATGCCGCCTTTCTTTATCCAGGACGCGATGGAGTTCCCGGATCTGGTCCACGCGATCAAACCCGAACCCGACGACGGAATCCCGCAAGCCTCTGCGGCCCACGACACGTTCTGGGACTTCGCCTCGCTCAAGCCCGAAATCACGCACATGATCATGTGGGTGCTCTCCGGTCGCGCCCTCCCGCGGGCCTACCGGATGATGCAGGGATTCGGCGTCCACACGTTCCGGCTGGTCAACGCCGACGGCGAGTCGGTGTTCGTCAAGTTCCACTGGACGCCGAAACTCGGCACCCACCAGCTCGTCTGGGACGAGACGACGAAGCTCTGGGGCAAGAGTTCAGATTTCAACCGGAAGGGCCTGTACGACGTCATCGAGGAAGGCTACGAACCGGAGTGGGAACTCGGGATCCAGCTCTTCGACGAGGAGCAGGCCGAGGCCTTTGACTTCGACGTGCTCGACCCGACCAAGATCGTTCCCGAGACGGAGGTTCCGGTACGACCGATCGGAAAGATGGTGTTGAACGAGACGCCCGACAACTTCTTCGCCGAGGTCGAACAGGTCGCGTTTCACCCCGGAAACGTCGTCCCCGGAATCGACTTCTCGAACGATCCGCTGCTGCAGGGTCGGCTCTTCTCGTACCAGGACACCCAGCTCAACCGCTTCAACAGCGCCAACTGGGACGAGATTCCGATCAACCGCCCGCTCGCCGAGCGGCACAACAATCAGCGTGCGGGCTTCATGCGCCAGGAGATCAATCAGGGGAAGGTATCGTACAAACCGAACTCGATCGGCGACGACGACCCGCGAGAGGTCCCCGAAGCGGAAGGGGGCTACGAACACTTCGCGGAAAAGATCTCCGGGGAGAAAATCAGAAACCGAAGCGACAGCTTCGAGGACCACTTCACGCAGGCGCGGCTGTTCTGGAACAGCGCGTCCGAGCCCGAAAAACGGAACATCGTCGACGCCGCCCACTTCGAACTCGGCAAGGTCGACCGGATGGAGATTCGCGAACGGATGGTCCACGATCTCTTCAACAACGTCGACCACGAGTTCGCAAAACGCGTCGCCGAAGGAATCGGCGTCGAACCGCCGGAGCAACCGGGCGACGACCTGCCGGACCACGACAGGGAGGATCCCTCGCTCAGCATGGAAAACCGGACGCCGGACACGATCGAGACCCGAAAGATCGCGATGCTGGTCGACGACGGGTTCGACGACGACCACGTCTCGACGCTCCGGTCGGCCCTGGAGGACGAGGGCGCCCGGGTCAAGGTTATCTCGAAACTCCTCGGCGAGAAATCGGGGACAGACGGCGAGACCGCCGAACCCGACCAGCACCACGTCGCGGCGGCCTCGGTCGCGTTCGACGCGATCGTCGTTCCCGGCGGGCGCGAGAGCGTCGACGCCATGCGCCAGCAGGGAGATCCCAAACACTTCGTCGCCGAGGCGTTCAAGCACTACAAGCCGATCGCCGCCCTGGGCGAGGGAACGACCCTGTTCGAGGACGTCGACCTGCCGGACACGGAAATCGCCGGCGATGGCGAACTCGTCGCCGATGCCGGCGTCGTAACCTGTCGCAACGACGACCTCGACGCGTTCGTCGAGGCGTTCGTCGACGCCATCGCCGCCCATCGACACTGGGATCGTGATCCGAAATCGGTACCGGCCTGA